From the Theobroma cacao cultivar B97-61/B2 chromosome 2, Criollo_cocoa_genome_V2, whole genome shotgun sequence genome, one window contains:
- the LOC108660630 gene encoding uncharacterized protein LOC108660630, translating to MLVPPTVGKPLILYLTVNKYSMGCVLGQHDETGKKEQAIYYLSKKFMEYESKYSVLEKVYCVLAWTAQRLRPYILYHTTWWVVKLDPIKYIFEKPFLSGRIARWQVLLSEYDIMYVSQKSIKLSIIVDFLADRANEDYESVSFDFSDEDLMAVLHIEKENLNELNPWKMYFDGASNALGHEIGAVLISPNEKYYPATTRLNFNCTNNIAEYEALVMGFQAAIEMKVGAIEVYEDSALFKKINFNHLPREENHIADALATLAVMFKIEKVADVRPFNLEVREVSAHCLNVEEEVDGKLWYHDIMQYIKHQAYLENATDNDK from the exons ATGTTGGTGCCACCGACAGTTGGAAAACctcttattttgtatttgactGTGAACAAGTATTCTATGGGATGTGTACTGGGACAACATGATGAAACTGGGAAGAAAGAACAGGCTATATATTATTTGAGCAAAAAATTCATGGAGTATGAGTCCAAATACTCTGTGCTTGAAAAGGTGTATTGTGTGCTAGCATGGACCGCCCAAAGGCTCCGACCATATATATTGTATCACACAACATGgtgggtggtaaaattagatcccatcaagtatatttttgaaaaacccTTCTTGTCTGGGAGAATAGCTCGATGGCAAGTGCTATTGTCTGAGTATGATATTATGTATGTGtcccaaaaatcaatcaaattgAGCATCATCGTTGATTTCCTCGCAGATCGAGCTAATGAGGATTATGAATCtgtaagttttgatttttcagaTGAAGATTTGATGGCCGTCTTGCACATAGAAAAGGAGAATCTCAATGAACTTAATCCATGGAAGATGTATTTTGATGGAGCATCCAATGCTTTGGGGCACGAAATTGGGGCAGTATTGATTTCTCCAAATGAAAAGTACTATCCAGCCACGACGAGATTGAATTTCAATTGTACTAATAATATAGCAGAGTATGAGGCATTGGTAATGGGATTCCAAGCAGCAATCGAGATGAAGGTCGGCGCGATAGAGGTTTACGAAGATTCAGCTTTG TTCAAGAAAATCAACTTCAACCATTTGCCTCGAGAAGAAAATCATATTGCTGATGCTTTGGCCACTCTCGCAGTAATgttcaaaatagaaaaagtgGCTGATGTACGTCCTTTTAATTTAGAAGTCCGTGAAGTCTCCGCACACTGCTTGAATGTTGAGGAAGAGGTTGATGGTAAGCTGTGGTATCATGATATCATGCAATACATCAAGCACCAAGCATATCTTGAGAATGCCACGGACAATGACAAGTGA